A region from the Haloarcula limicola genome encodes:
- a CDS encoding nucleotide sugar dehydrogenase, whose protein sequence is MTAARPEGALYAAETGGLAIQEAFADGEIPVAVYGLGKMGLPLAAVLADVTGNVTGVDIDPEVVDAVEAGESPVGGEPGLSELVAETAADGSLTASADPAAAAEAARMHVLIVPTLLDETNEPDLSALLAAVDAVGEGLDSGDLVVVESTVPPGTTRDVVTPRLAERSGLDPSSFGVAFCPERTASGRALRDIRGAYPKVVGGVDDESERVAGLLYEEVTSNEVIRVGDATTAECVKVFEGIYRDVNIALANELARVTDPLDVDVNRAIEVANTQPFCEIHDPGPGVGGHCIPLYPHFLTSQVDIQLPLIETSRSVNDAMSTFVANAVVRCLDDRDVDVADADVLLLGVAYRAGVDETRKTPARPIADRLSKLGASVWATDPVVDVSSVPEFEATPLDHGDIEDAAVRFDAVVLVTAHEEYERVDYGAFEDAVAVDTRAALDGESLPTYTVGSGTR, encoded by the coding sequence GTGACGGCAGCACGACCTGAGGGGGCGCTCTACGCCGCAGAGACCGGTGGGCTGGCGATCCAGGAGGCGTTCGCCGACGGCGAGATCCCGGTCGCCGTCTACGGGCTCGGGAAGATGGGGCTGCCGCTCGCGGCCGTCCTCGCCGACGTGACGGGGAACGTCACCGGCGTCGATATCGACCCCGAGGTGGTCGACGCGGTCGAAGCGGGCGAGTCCCCCGTCGGCGGCGAACCCGGGCTCTCCGAGCTCGTCGCCGAGACGGCGGCCGACGGGTCGCTGACCGCGAGCGCCGACCCCGCCGCGGCCGCCGAGGCGGCGCGGATGCACGTCCTCATCGTCCCGACGCTGCTGGACGAGACGAACGAGCCGGACCTCTCGGCGCTGCTCGCAGCCGTCGACGCCGTCGGCGAGGGGCTCGACTCGGGCGACCTCGTCGTCGTCGAGTCGACGGTGCCGCCGGGGACGACCCGCGACGTGGTCACGCCGCGTCTGGCGGAGCGGAGCGGGCTGGACCCGTCGTCGTTCGGCGTCGCGTTCTGCCCGGAGCGGACCGCGAGCGGGCGCGCGCTACGGGACATCCGCGGTGCCTACCCGAAGGTCGTCGGCGGCGTCGACGACGAGAGCGAGCGCGTCGCGGGCCTGCTCTACGAGGAGGTGACGAGCAACGAGGTCATCCGCGTCGGCGACGCGACCACCGCCGAGTGCGTGAAGGTGTTCGAGGGGATCTACCGCGACGTGAACATCGCGCTCGCCAACGAACTCGCGCGCGTGACCGACCCCTTGGACGTGGACGTCAACCGGGCCATCGAGGTGGCCAACACCCAGCCGTTCTGTGAGATCCACGACCCCGGTCCGGGCGTCGGCGGCCACTGCATCCCGCTGTACCCGCACTTCCTCACCTCGCAGGTCGACATCCAGTTGCCGCTTATCGAGACGAGCAGGTCCGTTAACGACGCCATGTCGACGTTCGTCGCCAACGCCGTCGTCAGGTGCCTCGACGACCGGGATGTCGACGTGGCGGACGCGGACGTGTTGCTACTTGGCGTCGCCTACCGCGCGGGCGTCGACGAGACGCGAAAGACGCCGGCCCGCCCGATCGCGGACAGGCTCTCGAAACTCGGCGCGTCAGTATGGGCCACCGACCCGGTCGTGGACGTGTCGAGTGTCCCGGAGTTCGAGGCGACGCCGCTCGACCACGGCGACATCGAGGACGCTGCCGTGCGCTTCGACGCCGTCGTCCTCGTGACGGCCCACGAGGAGTACGAACGCGTCGACTACGGCGCGTTCGAGGACGCGGTCGCGGTCGATACGCGAGCGGCCCTCGACGGTGAGTCATTGCCTACGTACACGGTCGGTAGCGGCACGCGATGA
- a CDS encoding CapA family protein → MLGRLVDERQRHRRVTAVWGDLRERLVALDGLFVNLECCLSTRGRPWRRTDRAFHFRASPRWAVPALEAAGVDCCALANNHVLDFEEPALLDTLDALDEAGIAHAGAGRVRSEAFRPAEVAVADLDVAVVSLTDNTPEYAATDASPGTAHVETDPTDAAVRRTVGETLDRARERDPDLLVASLHWGPNMRTEPPEPFREFAHWLVDAGVDVVHGHSAHVFQGVEVYDGSLVCYDTGDFVDDYAVDERLRNDRSFLFELSVTPGGRVTALRLVPTEIADFAVHAASETAAAWSRDRMRRLSEPFGTTFERDGDHLVLSVAA, encoded by the coding sequence ATGCTGGGCCGGCTCGTGGACGAACGGCAGCGACACCGGCGGGTGACGGCGGTCTGGGGCGACCTCCGGGAGCGTCTCGTCGCGCTCGACGGCCTGTTCGTCAACCTCGAATGCTGTCTCTCGACGCGGGGCCGGCCGTGGCGGCGGACCGACCGCGCCTTTCACTTCCGAGCGAGCCCCAGATGGGCGGTTCCGGCGCTCGAAGCCGCCGGAGTCGACTGCTGTGCGCTCGCGAACAACCACGTCCTCGACTTCGAGGAACCGGCGCTGCTGGACACGCTCGACGCGCTCGACGAGGCGGGTATCGCTCACGCCGGAGCCGGTCGGGTTCGTTCGGAAGCGTTTCGGCCGGCGGAGGTGGCCGTCGCCGACCTCGACGTGGCCGTCGTCTCGCTGACCGACAACACCCCCGAGTACGCGGCGACTGACGCCTCGCCGGGGACCGCGCACGTCGAGACCGACCCGACCGACGCGGCCGTCCGACGGACGGTCGGCGAGACACTCGATCGGGCGCGCGAGCGCGACCCGGACCTGCTCGTCGCCTCCCTGCACTGGGGGCCGAACATGCGGACGGAGCCGCCGGAGCCGTTCCGCGAGTTCGCGCACTGGCTGGTCGACGCGGGCGTCGACGTCGTCCACGGCCACAGTGCCCACGTCTTCCAGGGCGTCGAGGTGTACGACGGTTCGCTCGTCTGCTACGACACGGGCGACTTCGTCGACGACTACGCGGTGGACGAGCGGCTCCGGAACGACCGGAGTTTCCTCTTCGAACTGTCGGTGACGCCCGGCGGACGCGTCACGGCGCTCCGACTGGTGCCGACGGAGATCGCCGACTTCGCCGTGCACGCGGCGAGCGAGACGGCCGCCGCGTGGAGCCGCGACCGGATGCGCCGCCTCTCGGAGCCGTTCGGGACGACGTTCGAACGCGACGGCGACCACCTCGTGCTCTCGGTGGCAGCGTGA
- a CDS encoding Hsp20/alpha crystallin family protein produces MSPRRRSNPRRQGQRELPDRRIPFPVDIVDRGDEFVVSAELPGLRKQDLDISVRKHRLQIVADPNGDRASGTYLRRERGPAGRSRVVELPEPVAEKRVSASYDAGVLRVTLPKLRRRKRIDVE; encoded by the coding sequence ATGTCTCCGAGACGGCGATCGAACCCACGGCGGCAGGGACAGCGCGAATTGCCCGACCGACGGATTCCGTTTCCCGTCGACATCGTCGACAGGGGAGACGAGTTCGTCGTCTCCGCGGAACTCCCGGGTCTCCGGAAACAGGACCTCGACATCAGCGTTCGGAAGCACCGTCTCCAGATCGTCGCCGACCCGAACGGGGACCGGGCGAGCGGCACCTACCTCAGGCGAGAGCGCGGCCCGGCCGGTCGAAGTCGGGTCGTCGAGTTACCCGAACCGGTGGCGGAGAAGCGGGTCTCGGCCTCCTACGACGCCGGCGTTCTCCGCGTGACGTTACCGAAACTGCGGAGGCGCAAGCGAATCGACGTGGAGTGA
- a CDS encoding secondary thiamine-phosphate synthase enzyme YjbQ has protein sequence MRIEIDTDERVTVEDITSKITEAVPDGVERGVCTVFVRHTTAGICVNEHERRLLDDVERALDRLAPSEEGYAHDRIDDNADAHLRAMLLGSSASVPVADGDLDLGTWQSVLFVECDGPQTRTLDVTTTPVP, from the coding sequence ATGCGAATCGAGATCGACACGGACGAGCGGGTCACCGTCGAGGATATCACCTCGAAAATAACCGAGGCCGTCCCGGACGGCGTCGAGCGAGGCGTCTGTACAGTGTTCGTGCGACACACGACCGCCGGTATCTGCGTCAACGAGCACGAGCGGCGATTGCTCGACGACGTCGAACGGGCGCTGGACCGACTCGCGCCCAGCGAGGAGGGGTACGCTCACGACCGGATCGACGACAACGCCGACGCTCACCTCCGGGCGATGTTACTCGGGTCGAGCGCCTCGGTTCCCGTCGCGGACGGCGACCTCGACCTCGGGACGTGGCAGTCCGTCCTCTTCGTGGAGTGTGACGGCCCGCAGACTCGCACGCTGGACGTGACGACGACGCCCGTCCCGTAG
- a CDS encoding Gfo/Idh/MocA family protein has protein sequence MNTRNPLAAGVIGVGSMGKHHARVYNELPGVELAGVADANDAAAAEVAAEYGTGVADADDLLDVVDLVSIAVPTRFHYHVASKAIEAGTAVLIEKPFVSNPQHGRELIRHADDVGVQLQVGHVERFNPVVDVLKDVLADVEPIAASARRLGPPVSRDVEDDVVIDLMIHDIDVVCSLFDDDVAGVSALGACNGDYADAQIEFAGGTVCSLTASRVTQERIRDLSVTARECHVDVDFMDQSMRIYRHSDPSYHTKDGDVRYSQESIIERPAVESDEPLKRELRSFVDCVREGETPRITGDDGLRALSIANEISDLASAHGLEHREVSVSDGSTT, from the coding sequence ATGAACACGAGAAATCCGCTCGCCGCCGGCGTTATCGGCGTCGGGAGCATGGGAAAGCACCACGCGCGCGTGTACAACGAACTCCCCGGCGTCGAGCTCGCCGGCGTCGCCGACGCGAACGACGCGGCGGCCGCCGAAGTCGCCGCCGAGTACGGGACCGGCGTCGCGGACGCGGACGACCTCCTGGACGTGGTCGACCTCGTCTCCATCGCCGTCCCGACGCGGTTCCACTATCACGTCGCCTCGAAGGCCATCGAGGCGGGCACCGCCGTCCTCATCGAGAAGCCCTTCGTCAGCAACCCGCAGCACGGCCGCGAACTCATCCGCCACGCCGACGACGTCGGCGTCCAGTTGCAAGTCGGTCACGTCGAGCGGTTCAACCCGGTCGTGGACGTCCTCAAGGACGTCCTCGCCGACGTCGAACCGATCGCCGCCTCGGCCCGCCGTCTCGGCCCGCCGGTCTCGCGCGACGTCGAGGACGACGTGGTCATCGACCTGATGATACACGACATCGACGTCGTCTGCTCGCTGTTCGACGACGACGTGGCGGGCGTCAGCGCCCTCGGCGCGTGCAACGGCGACTACGCCGACGCGCAGATCGAGTTCGCGGGCGGCACCGTCTGCTCGCTGACCGCCAGTCGCGTCACGCAGGAACGGATACGCGACCTCTCGGTGACCGCCCGGGAGTGTCACGTCGACGTCGACTTCATGGACCAATCGATGCGCATCTACCGCCACTCGGACCCGTCCTACCACACGAAGGACGGCGACGTCAGGTACAGCCAGGAGAGCATCATCGAGCGCCCGGCCGTCGAGAGCGACGAACCGCTCAAGCGGGAACTGCGCTCGTTCGTCGACTGCGTTCGCGAGGGGGAGACCCCGCGCATCACCGGCGACGACGGCCTCCGCGCGCTCTCGATAGCCAACGAGATAAGCGACCTCGCGTCCGCTCACGGGCTCGAACACAGGGAGGTGAGCGTCAGTGACGGCAGCACGACCTGA
- a CDS encoding universal stress protein, with amino-acid sequence MEHILLATDGSEYARAAAKHAIDRAKETGATLHVLCVVDERRFNEPALSSAELSTIYAEDHANMCVAEVSEMAAGSGVRVEGDSRHGLPHEVIVEYAADVGAETIVVGEHGSHDTHFSGVGRKVRELADCKVVVVGAPARA; translated from the coding sequence ATGGAGCACATCCTGTTAGCGACGGACGGGAGCGAGTACGCTCGCGCGGCCGCGAAACACGCGATCGACCGCGCCAAGGAGACGGGCGCGACGCTGCACGTCCTCTGTGTCGTCGACGAGCGGCGGTTCAACGAACCGGCGCTGAGTTCGGCGGAGCTGTCGACGATATACGCCGAGGACCACGCCAACATGTGCGTCGCCGAAGTCTCGGAGATGGCGGCGGGCAGCGGCGTCCGCGTCGAGGGGGACTCCCGCCACGGCCTGCCCCACGAGGTCATCGTCGAGTACGCCGCGGACGTCGGGGCCGAGACTATCGTCGTCGGCGAGCACGGCAGTCACGACACGCACTTCTCCGGCGTCGGCCGGAAGGTCCGGGAACTGGCCGACTGCAAAGTGGTCGTCGTCGGCGCACCGGCCCGAGCCTGA
- a CDS encoding phosphopantetheine adenylyltransferase: MNDRMAILGGTFTPLHDGHRALLHSAFQTASHDGDGDGHVVVGLTSTDLATETRSDPSHAELLGPFDARRDALEQTLERVSGAYTATYEISKLTDAYGPAVSRENADALVVAPEGKAHRRAHDLNDERIDRGFRPLEIHTSPFVVAEDGHRISSTRIRDGEIDRHGRLLSGESPPDSDRMR; encoded by the coding sequence ATGAACGACCGCATGGCCATCCTCGGGGGAACGTTCACGCCCCTCCACGACGGGCACCGCGCCCTCCTGCACAGCGCGTTCCAGACCGCCTCGCACGACGGGGACGGCGACGGCCACGTCGTCGTCGGTCTGACCTCGACCGACCTGGCGACGGAGACCCGAAGCGACCCCTCGCACGCCGAACTGCTCGGTCCGTTCGACGCCCGGCGGGACGCGCTGGAACAGACGCTCGAACGCGTCAGCGGGGCCTACACGGCGACCTACGAGATATCGAAGCTTACCGACGCGTACGGACCCGCAGTGAGCCGCGAGAACGCCGACGCCCTCGTCGTCGCTCCGGAGGGGAAGGCGCATCGGCGCGCCCACGACCTGAACGACGAGCGGATCGACCGCGGGTTCCGCCCCCTCGAGATCCACACCTCGCCGTTCGTCGTCGCCGAGGACGGCCACCGCATCAGTAGCACGCGCATCCGCGACGGCGAGATCGACCGCCACGGCCGCCTGCTATCGGGAGAATCTCCCCCTGATTCCGACCGCATGCGGTAA
- a CDS encoding dihydrolipoyl dehydrogenase gives MESYDFAVVGSGSGLSVASVAASRGQSVAVVEKGPLGGTCLNRGCIPSKLLLYHADVLETVRRAGEFHVDVEVRDVDFGTIVREVTEEVAGEAEAIRHGLRESPNHTLFEGEGRFVDERTIEITGGNDAGTRIEAENVLIAAGTRPTIPDVDGIDDVEYLTSTEALRLETPPEHLVVVGGGYIAAELAHFFGTFGSDVTIVGRRPHLLPEADGEVAELFTDRYADRFTVHTGHAVTAVAEGDDGTVTLTARPYTYGEGEDAADGESGGIDDDADPVTATGDALLIAAGRRPNTDALNLDAAGVAVDDAGFVETDEYLRTTADGVWALGDIVGEYLLKHSANHEARAVIRNLFGSERQPVDYTAMPFAVFASPEVAGVGARESDLVAAGREYATSTYRYEDTARGNAMHAEGLVKVLVAPDGEILGTHIVGPDASALIQEVVVAMKAGTGTVADVRESVHVHPALPEVVQRAFAGRFTHGSHGHHRHD, from the coding sequence ATGGAGTCGTACGATTTCGCGGTCGTCGGATCCGGGTCCGGGCTCAGCGTGGCGAGCGTCGCGGCGAGCCGGGGCCAGTCCGTCGCCGTCGTCGAGAAGGGGCCACTCGGCGGGACGTGTCTCAACCGCGGCTGTATCCCCTCGAAACTGCTGCTGTATCACGCCGACGTCCTGGAGACGGTGCGACGGGCCGGGGAGTTCCACGTCGACGTCGAAGTACGGGACGTCGATTTCGGAACTATCGTCCGCGAGGTGACCGAAGAGGTGGCCGGAGAGGCCGAGGCGATTCGTCACGGACTGCGCGAGTCGCCGAACCACACGCTGTTCGAGGGTGAGGGGCGCTTCGTCGACGAGCGAACTATCGAGATTACCGGCGGAAACGACGCCGGCACCCGAATCGAGGCGGAGAACGTCCTGATAGCCGCCGGGACGCGCCCGACGATTCCGGACGTAGACGGCATCGACGACGTCGAGTACCTGACGAGCACGGAAGCGCTCAGACTGGAGACGCCGCCCGAGCACCTCGTCGTCGTCGGCGGCGGCTACATCGCCGCGGAGTTAGCGCACTTTTTCGGGACGTTCGGCAGCGACGTGACTATCGTCGGCCGCCGTCCGCACTTGCTCCCCGAGGCGGACGGAGAAGTGGCCGAACTGTTCACCGACCGGTACGCCGACCGCTTCACCGTCCACACCGGCCACGCGGTCACGGCCGTCGCCGAAGGCGACGACGGGACGGTGACGCTGACCGCGCGCCCGTACACGTACGGCGAGGGCGAGGACGCAGCGGACGGCGAGTCGGGCGGGATCGACGACGACGCGGACCCGGTCACGGCGACGGGAGACGCCCTCCTGATCGCCGCCGGACGGCGGCCGAACACGGACGCGCTGAACCTCGACGCGGCGGGCGTCGCCGTCGACGACGCGGGGTTCGTCGAGACCGACGAGTACCTGCGGACGACCGCCGACGGCGTCTGGGCGCTCGGCGACATCGTCGGGGAGTACCTCCTGAAACACAGCGCCAACCACGAGGCCCGCGCCGTGATCCGCAACCTGTTCGGCTCGGAGCGCCAGCCGGTAGACTACACCGCCATGCCCTTCGCCGTGTTCGCATCGCCGGAAGTCGCCGGCGTCGGGGCGCGCGAGTCGGACCTGGTCGCGGCCGGCAGGGAGTACGCGACTTCGACCTACCGCTACGAGGACACCGCTCGCGGGAACGCGATGCACGCCGAGGGTCTCGTGAAGGTACTCGTCGCGCCCGACGGCGAGATCCTCGGGACGCACATCGTCGGCCCGGACGCCTCAGCGCTGATTCAGGAGGTCGTCGTGGCGATGAAGGCCGGAACGGGGACCGTCGCCGACGTCCGCGAGTCCGTCCACGTCCACCCGGCGCTGCCGGAAGTGGTCCAGCGCGCCTTCGCCGGGCGGTTCACGCACGGGAGCCACGGTCATCACCGCCACGACTGA
- a CDS encoding DUF7344 domain-containing protein codes for MSTQDQPTTGTSIEEPGRQGQSMEAEQGVPADVEAEEAEQSSLSLDLIFEILKNSRRREVLHYLREADPDERVSLGELAEHVAAIENDTTTDALTSSERKRVYVGLYQCHLPKMDDMGVVDFNQDRGHVALAPAADHLTEYLDTPSDAAAVPWHRYYAAISGIGLAVLTLSVAAGLTGGVLMALVGLVVGTFTFCSACHWLAESRTDD; via the coding sequence ATGAGCACACAGGACCAACCCACCACCGGAACGAGCATCGAGGAACCAGGACGCCAAGGTCAGTCGATGGAGGCCGAGCAGGGGGTGCCGGCCGACGTCGAGGCGGAGGAGGCCGAGCAGAGTTCGCTCTCGCTCGACCTGATATTCGAGATCCTGAAGAACAGCCGTCGCCGCGAAGTGCTGCACTACCTCCGCGAGGCGGACCCGGACGAACGGGTCTCGCTGGGAGAGCTGGCCGAGCACGTCGCGGCGATCGAGAACGACACTACCACGGACGCGCTGACGTCCAGCGAGCGAAAGCGCGTCTACGTCGGGCTGTATCAGTGTCACCTCCCGAAGATGGACGACATGGGCGTCGTCGACTTCAATCAGGACAGGGGTCACGTCGCGCTCGCGCCCGCGGCCGACCACCTGACGGAGTACCTCGACACGCCGAGCGACGCGGCCGCCGTCCCCTGGCACCGCTACTACGCCGCCATCTCGGGCATCGGTCTCGCCGTACTGACTCTCTCGGTGGCCGCCGGACTCACGGGCGGCGTGTTGATGGCGCTCGTCGGCCTCGTCGTCGGGACGTTCACCTTCTGTTCGGCCTGCCACTGGCTGGCCGAGTCCCGTACCGACGACTGA
- a CDS encoding PEP/pyruvate-binding domain-containing protein codes for MTDLVLPFDDPVAAEPSVSGGKGATLARLRALGFPVPDGVVVTTATYRLLADAPEITDRLDDLDAAVARGDDEARSAAAASLRDLLRERPLPAGAVDGLERHLLDGPSAVRSSATAEDLPGASFAGQYDSFLGVEGVDAVTTAVRDCMASLFTDRAVAYRARNDIAAADAAMAVVVQRFVEPDVSGILFTADPVNGSRTVSVVEAGPGRGDRQVSGRSTADSIRVGEDGTVLDYRIGPSREGPVLSDELRAALDDPRTLTGVDFAARRREFERHERLTAPSILTSDGEHPTPTTKATTGRLLGTGAAPGVAEGVVRVVTDPSETRLSRGEVLVAPYTDPGWTPLFPNAAAVVTEVGGRLTHGSLVAREYGIPAVVAVEDATTRLRSGDRVRVDGTRGVVERLE; via the coding sequence ATGACAGACCTAGTGCTCCCGTTCGACGACCCGGTCGCCGCGGAGCCGTCGGTGAGCGGCGGGAAGGGAGCGACGCTCGCGCGGCTGCGCGCGCTCGGCTTCCCCGTTCCCGACGGCGTCGTCGTGACGACGGCGACGTACCGACTGCTCGCGGACGCGCCCGAGATCACCGACCGGCTCGACGACCTCGACGCGGCCGTCGCGCGAGGCGACGACGAGGCGCGGTCGGCCGCCGCCGCGTCGCTCCGAGACCTGCTGCGCGAGCGACCGCTTCCGGCGGGAGCCGTGGACGGCCTCGAACGGCACCTCCTCGACGGACCGTCCGCGGTGCGATCCTCTGCGACCGCGGAGGACCTCCCCGGAGCCTCCTTCGCGGGCCAGTACGACTCGTTTCTCGGCGTCGAGGGCGTCGACGCTGTGACGACGGCGGTGCGGGACTGCATGGCCAGCCTGTTCACCGACCGGGCGGTCGCCTACCGCGCCCGGAACGACATCGCCGCCGCGGACGCGGCGATGGCCGTCGTCGTCCAGCGCTTCGTGGAACCGGACGTCTCGGGCATCCTCTTCACCGCCGACCCGGTGAACGGGAGCCGCACCGTCTCCGTCGTCGAGGCCGGACCGGGCCGCGGCGACCGACAGGTCTCGGGCCGGTCGACGGCGGATTCGATACGCGTCGGTGAGGACGGGACCGTCCTCGACTATCGGATCGGTCCGTCCCGGGAGGGGCCGGTACTCTCGGACGAACTCCGCGCGGCGCTGGACGACCCCCGGACGCTCACCGGCGTCGACTTCGCCGCCCGCCGTCGGGAGTTCGAGCGACACGAGCGACTCACCGCGCCCAGTATCCTCACGAGCGACGGCGAGCACCCGACGCCGACAACTAAGGCGACGACGGGACGGCTGCTCGGGACGGGTGCCGCACCCGGCGTCGCCGAGGGCGTGGTCCGCGTCGTCACGGACCCGAGCGAGACGCGGCTATCGAGGGGCGAGGTCCTCGTCGCGCCCTACACCGACCCCGGGTGGACGCCGCTGTTCCCGAACGCCGCCGCCGTCGTGACGGAGGTCGGCGGGCGGCTCACCCACGGGTCGCTCGTCGCCCGCGAGTACGGCATCCCCGCGGTGGTCGCCGTCGAAGACGCGACGACGCGACTACGGAGCGGCGACCGGGTCAGGGTCGACGGCACCCGCGGCGTCGTCGAGCGGTTGGAGTGA
- the rdfA gene encoding rod-determining factor RdfA, with protein sequence MSETTDDRPPSKVARLIDEYELDGLGADLETRWTGEGVERMSLRDLADYFNKQLLEQALRDAGMSTLDTDVDSTYVNLTDDEVSTGVRTDTRNRLEQNGVDVDAVETDFVTYQAIRSYLKEWRGAEYDHPSDEEKRANDRESIQRLLTRTLSVTEDRIEKLRDTERIAVEDFEVFVEAQVLCQRCGTQYSATEFIENGGCDCLLDDAE encoded by the coding sequence GTCGCGCGACTCATCGACGAGTACGAACTCGACGGGCTCGGGGCGGACCTGGAGACGCGATGGACGGGCGAGGGCGTCGAGCGGATGAGCCTCCGCGACCTCGCCGACTACTTCAACAAGCAGCTGCTGGAACAGGCGCTTCGAGACGCGGGGATGAGCACGCTCGATACGGACGTCGACAGCACCTACGTCAACCTCACGGACGACGAGGTGAGCACCGGCGTCCGGACCGACACGCGGAACCGCCTCGAACAGAACGGCGTGGACGTGGACGCGGTGGAGACGGACTTCGTCACGTATCAGGCGATCCGCTCGTACCTCAAGGAGTGGCGCGGCGCGGAGTACGACCACCCCTCCGACGAGGAGAAGCGAGCGAACGACCGCGAGAGCATCCAGCGGCTGCTCACCCGGACGCTCTCGGTGACCGAGGACCGCATCGAGAAACTGCGTGACACGGAGCGGATCGCCGTCGAGGACTTCGAGGTGTTCGTGGAGGCACAGGTGCTCTGCCAGCGCTGCGGGACCCAGTACTCCGCGACGGAGTTCATCGAGAACGGCGGCTGTGACTGCCTGCTCGACGACGCCGAGTGA
- a CDS encoding FAD-binding oxidoreductase: MSQEPSDSPAELPDVQVAPLRERVRGEIITPNHPAYDETRAIWNAMIDRRPALIARCTGTADVVACVDFARENDLEISVRGGGHNVAGKSVTEGGLLIDLSPMDGVRVDRDARTVRAGGGAELGDVDHETQVFGLATALGAVSQTGIAGLTLNGGYGHLSREYGLAADNLVSADVVTADGEVLTVSENGHEDLFWAIRGGGGNFGVVTSFEYELHEVGPEVYAFFVWFHGDDAETVFDAFREWADDAPRNAGALPFLAHIPELDEFPEPSWGEPAIALLGSFRGEIGDAEDVYAPLREAATPIADLSGPIPYETLQSMLDEDYPDGLRYYWKSVFLTDLTDEVVDIAIRYNESAPSHLSTVDVWHLGGAVADVPRDATAFWHRDKPFMLTVEANWEDESGDDANVEWARDLFDEVASLDVASGRYGNFPGFAEDPTTMLYGDNYDRLVEVKTKYDPENVFHLNQNIEPRT; this comes from the coding sequence ATGTCTCAGGAACCGTCAGACAGCCCGGCGGAACTGCCGGACGTGCAGGTCGCGCCGCTTCGAGAGCGCGTACGGGGCGAAATAATCACTCCGAACCATCCCGCGTACGACGAGACCAGAGCCATCTGGAACGCGATGATAGACCGGCGACCGGCGCTCATCGCCCGATGTACCGGGACGGCAGACGTGGTCGCCTGCGTCGATTTCGCGCGGGAGAACGACCTCGAGATATCCGTCCGCGGCGGCGGCCACAACGTCGCGGGGAAGTCGGTCACGGAGGGCGGGCTACTGATAGACCTCTCGCCGATGGACGGCGTCCGCGTCGACCGGGACGCGCGGACCGTCCGGGCGGGCGGCGGCGCGGAACTGGGCGACGTCGACCACGAGACGCAGGTGTTCGGTCTCGCCACGGCGCTCGGGGCCGTCTCACAGACCGGAATCGCGGGACTGACGCTCAACGGCGGCTACGGCCACCTCTCTCGGGAGTACGGCCTCGCGGCGGATAACCTGGTGTCGGCGGACGTGGTGACCGCGGACGGCGAGGTGCTGACCGTCAGCGAGAACGGCCACGAGGACCTGTTCTGGGCGATCCGCGGCGGTGGGGGCAACTTCGGCGTCGTCACGTCCTTCGAGTACGAACTCCACGAGGTCGGTCCGGAGGTGTACGCCTTCTTCGTCTGGTTCCACGGCGACGACGCCGAGACCGTCTTCGACGCTTTCCGCGAGTGGGCCGACGACGCCCCTCGGAACGCCGGCGCGTTGCCGTTCCTCGCACACATCCCCGAACTCGACGAGTTCCCGGAACCGTCGTGGGGCGAGCCGGCGATCGCCCTGCTCGGCTCGTTCCGCGGCGAGATCGGCGATGCCGAGGACGTCTACGCGCCGCTGCGCGAGGCCGCGACGCCCATCGCCGACCTCAGCGGACCGATACCCTACGAGACGCTCCAGTCGATGCTCGACGAGGACTACCCCGACGGGCTACGCTACTACTGGAAGTCCGTCTTCCTCACCGACCTCACCGACGAGGTGGTGGACATCGCCATCCGCTACAACGAGTCGGCCCCCTCGCACCTCTCGACGGTCGACGTCTGGCACCTCGGCGGTGCCGTCGCCGACGTGCCGCGGGACGCGACGGCGTTCTGGCACCGCGACAAGCCGTTCATGCTCACCGTCGAAGCCAACTGGGAGGACGAGAGCGGGGACGACGCGAACGTCGAGTGGGCGCGCGACCTCTTCGACGAGGTCGCGTCGCTCGACGTCGCGTCCGGTCGGTACGGCAACTTCCCCGGATTCGCCGAGGACCCGACGACGATGCTGTACGGCGACAACTACGACCGACTGGTCGAGGTCAAGACGAAGTACGACCCGGAGAACGTCTTCCACCTGAACCAGAATATCGAACCGCGGACGTAG